In a single window of the Renibacterium salmoninarum ATCC 33209 genome:
- a CDS encoding 3-oxoacyl-ACP reductase: protein MSNRLEGRAAVITGGASGIGLATARRLAAEGANVVIADICRDEIGQAAADEVGGIFVRTDVTSEDDVKNMFAVCVQTYGSLDISFHNAGISPPEDASILDTGLEAWRRVQDVNLTSVYLCCKYALPYMLEQGKGSIINTASFVAVMGAATSQISYSASKGGVLSMSRELGVEFARSGVRVNALCPGPVNTPLLKELFAKDPEKAQRRLVHVPLGRFAEPEEMAAAVAFLASDDSSFITASEFLVDGGISGAYVTPV from the coding sequence ATTTCAAATCGGCTGGAAGGCCGTGCGGCAGTAATTACTGGCGGTGCTAGCGGAATTGGCTTGGCGACGGCAAGACGGTTGGCTGCGGAGGGTGCCAATGTTGTTATCGCGGATATTTGCCGAGACGAGATTGGCCAGGCCGCCGCTGACGAGGTGGGCGGTATCTTTGTACGCACTGACGTGACTAGTGAAGACGACGTCAAGAACATGTTCGCCGTGTGTGTGCAGACTTACGGCTCACTGGATATTTCCTTCCACAATGCCGGTATTTCGCCGCCCGAAGATGCCTCGATTTTAGACACCGGGCTGGAAGCTTGGCGACGGGTTCAGGACGTCAACCTGACCAGTGTCTATTTGTGCTGCAAATACGCATTGCCGTACATGCTGGAACAAGGCAAGGGATCGATCATCAATACCGCCTCCTTTGTTGCCGTGATGGGGGCCGCCACCTCGCAGATTTCTTATTCAGCATCTAAGGGTGGCGTGCTTTCGATGTCGCGTGAACTAGGTGTGGAATTCGCACGATCTGGTGTCAGAGTAAATGCGCTGTGCCCGGGGCCGGTCAATACGCCGTTGCTCAAAGAGCTCTTTGCCAAGGATCCGGAGAAAGCGCAACGTCGACTGGTGCATGTGCCACTGGGTCGGTTTGCGGAGCCGGAAGAGATGGCAGCCGCCGTGGCGTTCCTCGCGTCGGATGATTCTTCGTTCATTACGGCCAGCGAATTTCTGGTCGACGGCGGAATCTCCGGAGCGTATGTGACGCCAGTCTGA
- a CDS encoding aldehyde dehydrogenase family protein, giving the protein MSTTAVLNPATEEVIAHVALASLAEADAAIARAAKAYDSWRQVSPADRARLLRRFAECVDQHLEELAQLEVENAGHTIGNARWEAGNVRDVLHYYAGAPERHSGQQIPVAGGVALTFHEPLGVVGIIVPWNFPMPIAGWGFAPALAAGNTVVIKPAELTPLTAIRLAELALDAGLPEGVFTVIPGKGSVVGERFVTHPLVRKVVFTGSTAVGKQIMAGCADQVKRVTLELGGKSANIIFADADLAAAAAAAPAGGFDNAGQDCCARSRILVEHSVFDRFLEMLEPEVKAFSVGDPRAEGTSMGPLISAGQRDAVASFIADDSSVAFQGSAPGGSGFWFPPTVLAHSSLPGPTSSDGKAFREEIFGPVLSVVAFRDEAEAIQIANDGDYGLSGSIFTRNIGRALRVARAVETGNLSVNSHSSVRYSTPFGGFKQSGLGRELGPDALNAFSEVKTVFLSHEA; this is encoded by the coding sequence TTGAGCACAACAGCGGTGCTGAATCCGGCCACCGAAGAAGTCATCGCGCACGTAGCGTTGGCTTCGCTGGCAGAGGCAGACGCCGCCATCGCGCGGGCTGCGAAAGCATACGATTCCTGGCGACAGGTGAGCCCCGCAGACCGGGCGCGGCTACTTCGTCGCTTTGCCGAGTGCGTTGATCAGCATTTGGAAGAGTTGGCTCAGTTAGAGGTCGAAAACGCTGGACACACCATTGGGAATGCTCGCTGGGAAGCTGGCAATGTGCGCGACGTCTTGCACTATTACGCTGGCGCGCCGGAGCGGCATAGCGGGCAGCAGATTCCGGTTGCCGGAGGGGTGGCACTAACCTTCCACGAACCTCTCGGCGTGGTTGGCATTATTGTGCCGTGGAACTTCCCGATGCCGATTGCTGGCTGGGGTTTTGCGCCAGCGCTCGCCGCGGGCAACACCGTAGTAATCAAACCCGCTGAGCTAACGCCACTGACGGCCATCCGACTGGCGGAACTGGCTTTGGATGCCGGGTTGCCTGAGGGAGTCTTTACCGTCATTCCGGGCAAGGGTTCCGTGGTTGGTGAACGGTTTGTCACACACCCGCTAGTGCGCAAAGTAGTCTTCACCGGTTCGACGGCGGTGGGGAAACAGATCATGGCCGGCTGCGCGGATCAGGTCAAACGAGTCACACTTGAACTTGGTGGTAAGAGTGCGAACATCATCTTCGCTGATGCAGATCTAGCTGCGGCGGCCGCGGCTGCGCCTGCCGGAGGCTTTGATAACGCTGGTCAGGATTGCTGTGCGCGCTCGCGGATTCTGGTTGAACACTCAGTTTTTGATCGATTCCTGGAAATGTTAGAGCCGGAAGTCAAAGCGTTCTCAGTAGGTGATCCGCGGGCGGAAGGAACCTCGATGGGTCCGCTGATCTCAGCCGGCCAGCGCGACGCCGTGGCCAGTTTCATTGCTGATGATTCTTCGGTCGCTTTCCAGGGCAGCGCGCCGGGTGGCAGCGGCTTTTGGTTCCCACCCACGGTGTTGGCGCACTCGAGCCTGCCCGGCCCGACGTCGTCGGACGGTAAGGCGTTCCGAGAGGAGATTTTCGGACCGGTGCTGTCGGTAGTGGCATTTAGAGATGAAGCCGAGGCAATCCAGATTGCCAATGACGGCGATTATGGGCTGTCCGGATCGATCTTTACCCGCAATATTGGGCGGGCATTGCGTGTGGCCCGCGCGGTAGAAACCGGCAATTTGAGCGTGAATTCGCATTCTTCAGTGCGTTATTCGACGCCGTTTGGCGGCTTCAAACAATCTGGTCTGGGCCGCGAGTTGGGCCCGGATGCGCTCAACGCATTCAGCGAAGTCAAAACCGTCTTTCTGTCCCACGAAGCATAG
- a CDS encoding gamma-glutamyl-gamma-aminobutyrate hydrolase family protein: MASSGTDQQTASYRPRIGLTTYLQRGQWGVWDEAAAILPDAYVSAVISAGGTPILLPPAFAPEGPDASVLELLDGLIISGGVDVDPANYGAEPHPKTSWQSDRDTFDIALTDAALDTGLPLLAICRGAQILNVARGGTLIQHLPDALPEANYQPAPGVFGTVDFCTEAGTVSRELLGEQASAPVYHHQAIDVVGRGLSVTAKATDGTIEAIEADAPGWNLGVQFHPEQNSEDPRLFVGLIAEARKYAQARLVSQLNKNTREEAKN; this comes from the coding sequence GTGGCTTCGAGCGGCACTGATCAGCAGACCGCAAGTTATCGGCCACGTATTGGGCTGACGACTTATCTGCAACGCGGGCAGTGGGGTGTATGGGACGAAGCGGCCGCGATTTTACCGGATGCCTACGTTTCAGCCGTGATCTCAGCTGGCGGCACGCCGATCTTGCTGCCGCCCGCATTTGCTCCGGAAGGGCCAGATGCCTCGGTCTTGGAACTTTTGGACGGCTTGATTATCTCCGGCGGAGTCGACGTAGATCCGGCGAACTATGGTGCAGAGCCGCACCCCAAGACCTCGTGGCAGTCGGATCGGGATACCTTTGATATCGCTTTGACCGATGCGGCGTTAGACACTGGTCTACCGTTGCTGGCGATTTGCCGTGGCGCGCAGATTCTTAACGTTGCCCGAGGCGGCACGCTCATTCAGCATCTTCCGGATGCATTGCCCGAGGCGAACTACCAGCCAGCGCCCGGGGTATTTGGCACCGTTGATTTTTGTACTGAAGCCGGAACCGTCAGCAGAGAACTACTGGGCGAGCAGGCATCGGCTCCCGTCTATCACCATCAGGCGATCGACGTCGTCGGGCGTGGCTTGAGCGTGACGGCAAAGGCAACTGACGGCACTATCGAAGCAATCGAAGCGGATGCTCCGGGCTGGAATCTTGGCGTGCAATTCCATCCAGAACAGAACTCCGAAGATCCCCGACTTTTCGTCGGTCTCATTGCGGAAGCTCGAAAGTACGCGCAAGCCCGTTTGGTAAGCCAGCTCAACAAAAACACTAGAGAAGAGGCGAAGAATTGA
- a CDS encoding glutamine synthetase family protein, translating to MPKNSRMLSVEQLRDLITEGNIDTVVLAFTDMQGRLQGKYIHGDFFVEDVLAHGAEGCNYLLAVDTEMNTVDGYEMTSWESGYGDMFFDIDLETIRWMSHVPGTAMIQCDLKLVDGSPLNVSPRTILKRQVDRAAKNGWQGLAGTELEFVVYNNSYEEAWSQRYLDLVPANQYNVDYSIIGSARVEPLLREIRNATYAAGLNPESAKGECNLGQHEIAFKYDDVLSTADNHSVYKTMAKEIAAQQHKAITFMAKPNEREGNSCHIHLSLRGTDGKLVFWDGETGQRTALYDHFIAGILTTMREFTLFYAPNINSYKRFQQGSFAPTAVAWGIDNRTCSIRLVGHDQSARLENRLPGGDANPYLAIAAMMAGGLYGIEHKLELEPMTVGNAYTSGAPTVPATLQEARDLFASSAIAREVFGEEVVKHYTNYADVEITAFNGAITDWELRRGFERH from the coding sequence ATGCCTAAGAATTCGCGCATGCTCAGCGTTGAACAACTTCGCGACCTCATCACGGAAGGCAACATCGATACCGTGGTGCTCGCCTTTACCGATATGCAGGGCCGACTCCAGGGCAAGTACATTCACGGTGATTTCTTCGTCGAAGACGTGCTAGCTCATGGAGCTGAGGGCTGTAATTACTTACTTGCTGTTGATACCGAGATGAACACCGTTGACGGTTACGAAATGACCAGCTGGGAATCTGGTTACGGGGACATGTTTTTTGACATTGACCTGGAAACGATTAGGTGGATGTCACATGTTCCGGGCACCGCGATGATTCAGTGCGATCTGAAGTTGGTCGATGGCAGCCCGCTCAATGTTTCGCCGCGCACCATTTTGAAGCGTCAAGTAGACCGGGCAGCAAAAAACGGTTGGCAAGGGCTGGCCGGAACTGAGCTGGAATTCGTGGTGTACAACAACAGCTACGAAGAGGCCTGGAGCCAGCGATATTTGGATCTGGTGCCCGCTAATCAGTACAACGTTGACTACTCGATTATTGGCTCTGCACGGGTAGAGCCCTTGTTGCGGGAGATTCGTAATGCCACCTACGCAGCTGGGCTCAATCCAGAGTCAGCTAAAGGTGAATGCAATCTTGGCCAGCATGAGATCGCTTTTAAGTATGACGACGTGCTGAGCACTGCGGATAACCACTCGGTTTACAAGACCATGGCGAAAGAAATTGCAGCTCAGCAACACAAGGCAATTACCTTCATGGCTAAACCCAATGAACGTGAGGGGAACTCCTGCCACATCCACCTGTCATTGCGAGGCACTGATGGCAAACTGGTGTTTTGGGACGGTGAGACTGGCCAGCGCACCGCCCTTTATGATCACTTCATTGCTGGCATCCTCACTACGATGCGCGAATTCACTCTGTTTTATGCGCCCAATATCAATTCCTATAAGCGATTCCAGCAGGGTTCTTTTGCGCCGACGGCGGTGGCCTGGGGAATCGATAACCGCACCTGCTCCATTCGCCTTGTCGGTCACGATCAATCAGCCCGTTTGGAGAACCGGCTCCCTGGCGGCGATGCCAATCCATATCTAGCCATCGCCGCGATGATGGCCGGCGGACTCTACGGAATTGAGCACAAACTGGAATTGGAGCCCATGACGGTTGGCAATGCCTACACCTCAGGTGCTCCCACCGTGCCCGCAACACTTCAAGAAGCGCGAGACCTCTTCGCTTCCTCCGCGATCGCGCGTGAAGTGTTCGGCGAAGAGGTGGTCAAGCATTACACCAATTACGCGGATGTTGAGATTACAGCCTTCAACGGCGCCATCACGGATTGGGAGTTGCGTCGTGGCTTCGAGCGGCACTGA